In Leguminivora glycinivorella isolate SPB_JAAS2020 chromosome 11, LegGlyc_1.1, whole genome shotgun sequence, a single window of DNA contains:
- the LOC125231483 gene encoding guanine nucleotide-binding protein subunit beta-like protein produces MTETLKHRGNLVGHNGWVTQIATNPKYPDMILSSSRDKTLIVWKLTRDETNYGLPQKRLYGHSHFISDVVLSSDGNYALSGSWDKTLRLWDLAAGKTTRRFEDHTKDVLSVAFSVDNRQIVSGSRDKTIKLWNTLAECKYTIQDDGHSDWVSCVRFSPNHANPIIVSAGWDRTVKVWHLTNCKLKINHLGHSGYLNTVTVSPDGSLCASGGKDMKAMLWDLNDGKHLHTLDHNDIITALCFSPNRYWLCAAYGPSIKIWDLESKEMVEELRPDVINPTKADPPQCLSLAWSTDGQTLFAGYSDNIIRVWQVSVSAR; encoded by the exons atgactGAAACATTGAAGCATAGAGGCAACCTTGTTGGCCACAATGGGTGGGTTACGCAAATTGCGACCAACCCTAAATACCCTGACATGATCCTGTCTTCTTCCCGAG ACAAGACCCTCATCGTATGGAAGCTGACTAGGGACGAGACCAACTACGGTCTGCCACAGAAGCGCCTGTACGGTCACTCTCACTTCATCTCTGACGTCGTGCTTTCGAGCGACGGCAACTACGCCCTGTCCGGATCTTGGGACAAGACCCTCCGCCTGTGGGATCTTGCCGCGGGCAAGACCACCCGTCGTTTCGAAGACCATACTAAG GATGTCCTCTCAGTGGCATTCTCCGTTGACAACAGACAGATTGTCTCTGGCTCCCGAGACAAGACCATTAAGCTGTGGAACACCCTCGCTGAGTGCAAGTACACTATCCAGGATGATGGCCACAGTGACTGGGTTTCGTGCGTGCGCTTCTCACCGAACCATGCTAACCCCATCATTGTATCTGCTGGATGGGACCGCACTGTCAAG GTCTGGCACCTTACCAACTGCAAGCTGAAGATCAACCACCTTGGCCACTCCGGCTACCTGAACACAGTGACCGTCTCCCCTGATGGCTCCCTCTGTGCCTCCGGTGGCAAGGACATGAAGGCCATGCTTTGGGACCTGAATGATGGCAAGCACTTGCACACCCTGGACCACAATGACATCATCACAGCCCTGTGCTTCTCACCCAACAGATACTGGCTCTGTGCGGCTTATGGACCTTCCATCAAGATCTGG GATCTGGAAAGCAAGGAGATGGTTGAGGAGCTCCGCCCTGATGTGATCAACCCCACTAAGGCTGACCCGCCCCAGTGCCTCTCCCTCGCGTGGTCCACTGACGGTCAGACCCTCTTTGCTGGTTACTCCGACAACATCATCCGAGTATGGCAAGTGTCAGTCTCCGCCCGATAA